CTGCCGTGATCGAACCCGATCTGTGGCGCATTGCCCAAGCCCGTCCCGGCGATGGCCTGCGTTTCGTCAAGGCGACTCCGGCAGAGGCCGAACAAGCCGAGCATGAGCAAACAGAGCTGCTCGAAGATATTCGCACACGAATTGCGGATTTTCGCGGCCAACAGAGGAGCTGGGCCTGACATGTTCGATCAGAAAGAACTTGAGCAGCTTGTCGGTGCGATGCGTGAAAACGGCATCACCACGCTCGAAGTCGATACCGGTGAGGACCGATTACGCCTCGTTCTGCCACCAACTCCCGTCCGACCCGCCGCAATGGAAGAACCGCATATCGCCACGGTGGCAGCGAAAAGTCCGGCCATCGGCATCTTTCTGCCCCGGGGGGGCGATGACGGGCTGACTGAGTTGGCCAGCGGTGCCGCCGTCTCGGAGGGTGAACTGCTGGGCTATGTCAGCCAGGGGGCGGTCCGGGTCCCAGTCACCTCCCCCTCCGCCGGCAGACTTGTCGGAGAGGCTCCGGAGGAGGGCGCGATCCTCGGCCATGGCGACATCGCATTTGTATTGGAGATCCGCCAATGAAGATCGATATAAATTCAGACATGGGCGAAGGTTTCGGTCCATACAGCATCGCCGACGACGCCTCACTCATGCGTCACATCAGTTCGGCCAACGTAGCTTGCGGCTACCATGCCGGCGATCCGGTGATCATGGACCGGACCATCAGGATGGCCAAGGAACATGGCGTCGATCTGGGCGCCCATGTCAGCTTTCCCGACCGCATGGGCTTTGGACGTCGCAGGATCGAGATGAGCATGCCCGAACTGGAGACGCATGTACTTTATCAGCTTGGGGCATTGGATGGGTTGGCTCGGCGCGCCGGACACCGGATCACGCATATGAACCCCCATGGCGCATTGGGAAATCTTGCCAGTGCAGATCCTGACACGGCCGACGCTGTGGCGCGGGCGGTCATGGATTTCGATCCCCAAATCGCCTTTATCGTCCTGCCCAGCAGTGCGCTTGAACAGTCGGCGACGGACATGGGCGGGCGCTGCGTGCGCCTGTTCCTTGCCGACCGGGGCTATCTGGAGAACGGTCAGCTCGCTCCGCGCGGCCAGAACGGCGCAGTCATCCATGACCCGGAACTGGTTGTGGAACGGGTATTGAGGGTCATCGAAACCGCAGAAATAGATACCTTGGACGGCGCCGTCATCCCGATGCCGGTGCAATCGATACTCGTGCATTCCGATACGGCCGGGGCGGTGGAACTGGCCACCCGGCTCAACCGAAGCATTGCCGCGAATGGCGGCATCATCACACCGCTTTCACGGCAAGAATGAAGCGGGAAACGAAGCCAGACAGAAGGAACAGGAATCAACATGGCATTCTCTGATTACAAGACCGCCCTCGTTACCGGTGCTTCCGGGGGCATGGGACAGGCCATTGCCGAACGACTGCGCTCCAATGGCCTGACCGTGCACGCATTGGCCCGCAGTGAAGGTAAGCTACAGGAACTCGCGGAGAAAAGCGGTGTGATCCCGCATCCCGTCGATATCGCTGATACTGCCGCGATCACCGAATTGGTGAAAGGGTTGGAAGTCGATATTCTGGTAAATAACGCAGGCGTATCCCGCCCCGGCAGCCTGCTTGGCTCCGAAGCGTTCGATATCGACGAGCAGATCAACGTGAACCTTCGCGCGGCACTGCATCTGTCGCGGCTGCTGCTTCCGGGAATGATGGAACGAGATCGCGGCCATATCATCAATATCACCTCGATGGCGGGCCATTACGAATTCGGCGGCCATATCGCCTATCATGCGACCAAGTCAGCGATGCATACTGTTTCGAGGCAACTTCGTGTCGATGCATTCGGGCGCCGTGTCCGGGTCACCGAAATCAGCCCGGGCCGTGTCGAGACCGATATCTTCGCGCATGTCGAGAAAATCTCGCCCGAGGAAGCCAAGGCAAAATATTTCGATGGTTTCGAGATGCCACAAACCAGCGATATTGCAGATGCCGTGGAATATGCCGTGGGCGCACCGCAATATGTCAATATCGGGCTCATCGAACTGCTACCGACGCTACAGGTTCCCGGAGGCCTCCGCACTGCCAAGCGGGTCGGCGATGAGGTTGTCCTGACCGGGAACAAGTAATCTGCTCCCCGCGACATCGGGAAAAAGGGAAATGGCCGGAGCTTTCGCTCCGGCCATTTTAATTTACGAGTCTGTTTGCGGTATGCCGCTATCCCAGCAGGAGATCCGGCAGGAAGTTCACGATCCCGGGAAACAGTGCCAGCATGATCACGAACGCGATCATGATCATAAGGAAGGGGAAGGTGACGCGCGCGATATAACCGGTGCTACGCCCGGTAATATTCTGGATCACTGCAAAGTTGAACGCCACCGGCGGGGTGATCTGCGCCATCTCGACTACCAGCACCATGAAAATACCGAACCAGACCTTGTCGAAGCCGGCCGCTTCGACAAGCGGCAGGACCACCGGCAGCGTAGTCGCGATCATCGAGAACCCTTCGAGTGCGGTGCCTAGGATCAGATACAAGACGATCAGGGCAAGGATCAGCACGAAAGGTGACAGGTCCCAGCTTATCACGGCACCCGCCACGGCAGCGGGGATCCCCAGCGTCGAGGTAATATTCCCCAAAACCGAAGCACCCAGGATGATGATGCCCATGACAGAACAGGTCTGAACTGCGCCGAGAAGAACATCGCGCAACTCTTTCAGACCGAGTGCTCCCTGCGACAAGGAGACCAGAAATGCACCAAGAACACCGAGCGCGGCGGCTTCGGATGGCGTGGCCAGCCCTCCATACATCGACCCGAGGACACAGACGATCAGGAAAAGGGCCGGAGCCAGATCCTTCAGGGCGGCAAAACGGTCCCGCAGCGGCATATGCCGCATCGCACGTTCGGCTTCCGGGACGAAATCCGGGCGCATCCGGGTCCGGATCATGATGAAGATGCCGAATAC
This region of Paracoccus saliphilus genomic DNA includes:
- a CDS encoding LamB/YcsF family protein, which gives rise to MKIDINSDMGEGFGPYSIADDASLMRHISSANVACGYHAGDPVIMDRTIRMAKEHGVDLGAHVSFPDRMGFGRRRIEMSMPELETHVLYQLGALDGLARRAGHRITHMNPHGALGNLASADPDTADAVARAVMDFDPQIAFIVLPSSALEQSATDMGGRCVRLFLADRGYLENGQLAPRGQNGAVIHDPELVVERVLRVIETAEIDTLDGAVIPMPVQSILVHSDTAGAVELATRLNRSIAANGGIITPLSRQE
- a CDS encoding SDR family oxidoreductase — its product is MAFSDYKTALVTGASGGMGQAIAERLRSNGLTVHALARSEGKLQELAEKSGVIPHPVDIADTAAITELVKGLEVDILVNNAGVSRPGSLLGSEAFDIDEQINVNLRAALHLSRLLLPGMMERDRGHIINITSMAGHYEFGGHIAYHATKSAMHTVSRQLRVDAFGRRVRVTEISPGRVETDIFAHVEKISPEEAKAKYFDGFEMPQTSDIADAVEYAVGAPQYVNIGLIELLPTLQVPGGLRTAKRVGDEVVLTGNK
- a CDS encoding TRAP transporter large permease, yielding MGVIVSSLFGLLFGTLAAGAWIGIALLSTAIGLALLFTGLPVDRLFPQYVYNILTTPDLVALPLFILMGEFLFRTKLSEALFSGLAPWAGLLPGRLLHVNIVGCSIFAAISGSSAATTQVVGRMTLKELLSRGYSPDIAIGSLAGAGTLGFLIPPSTVMIMYGVLANESVLRLFTAGFLPGLMLASVFGIFIMIRTRMRPDFVPEAERAMRHMPLRDRFAALKDLAPALFLIVCVLGSMYGGLATPSEAAALGVLGAFLVSLSQGALGLKELRDVLLGAVQTCSVMGIIILGASVLGNITSTLGIPAAVAGAVISWDLSPFVLILALIVLYLILGTALEGFSMIATTLPVVLPLVEAAGFDKVWFGIFMVLVVEMAQITPPVAFNFAVIQNITGRSTGYIARVTFPFLMIMIAFVIMLALFPGIVNFLPDLLLG